CGGTTGTGCATTCGGCCGGCTGGACGCCCAGCGAAGGGGCGCCCGCGAAAAATGGAACCAGCAGTTCAGTGTCCGTCCGACTCCTTGGACTTGAACGGCTCGGTCTTGGTCAGCGCGGCCTGGCAGCGTTGAAGTTCGTTGAGACAATCGCCCCGGCTCCAGAAATCGGAAAATTCCACAACAGCCATGCGGACTTGGCGAGAATAGTCCTTGTGGTCAAGAACCTTCGGTTCTTCTTCCTCATGCTCGTCGTGCCCATGACCGTGGTCGGGCTCGTGCGCGGGACGATGGCCGGTCAGGACCAGGGTCTGACCGCCCAGGATGGTGACATTGGCCGCGGCCAGCTCCAGCTCGGTCTCCTTGTGACCGACGCCGTGACCCCCGCCATGGCCATCGTCGTGGCCGTGCTTGTCGTCCTTCCTGCCGTGGGCGCCGCCATGAGCGCTCTTGGGCTTGTCCTTGTCCTTGGGCTTTTCCTCGACCGGCTCGCCCTTGAGCGCCTCGGTCACGCCCTTCAGGGCCTTGGCGCAGGGACCGCCGAACGCCAGCACCGGCCCGATCCGGCGCTGCACCTCCTCGACCAGGTCCTGGGCCTTGTAGAGCAACTCGCCCGACGGGGCGCTGGTGGCCGCCACGCACTTGGCCTTGATGGCTTCGTGGATCGTCTTGGGAATCTCGCGCCAGCGGTCGTCGCGCCCTCGCCCGCCGACGTGCTTGCCCACGTAATAGGTCAGGATGGCGACGGCCAGCACGACCAGGGCGATGCCGGCCAGCAAGGTCGGATCGAAGATCGGCACCGGCGTGTCGACGGGAAACTCTGACTGGTACACCGGACCCCCTCCAGCAGCAGGCAAGCGAGAGTCCATGGTTAACGCATCACGGCGCCGCTTGCACGACCAAGGTTATGCGACTCAGCGAGAAATCACCCCTCTTGCCTTGGCGCCCTGGTCGTAGCGGCTGGGACCGCCATAGACGGCCACCTCGCACAGGATGTCGCCGCCGGGCTGATCGGCCCAAAGGTAGTTCCGCTCGACCTCGACGTTGCGCCCGGCCGGCGAGATGCCCTCGAAGGTGTCGCCCCAGGGAATCACCTTGTTCAGGTCACGCCAGGTCAGGGTCATGGCGCGCGACAGCTCGTCCTTGGCCATCGCTTCTAGGTCGGGATCGCTCATCGGGTCTTTTCCGTCTCTGGTCCATCATCTCGACAACGCCCGTGGCGCAGGATACGCCCGCCGGGAGTATTGAAGGAGGCGACGATGGGTGCTCCCAAGGGCAAGCGGGACTTCCGCGACGAGGACCGCCTGGATCCGCGCGAACGCCATCAGGTCGAATACTGGATGAAGCGCTGGGGCGTCACCAAGGATCAGCTGGTCGCCGCCCACCGCAAGGTCGGCAATTCGATCAAGGACATCGGCGCCGAGCTGGGCAAGAAGCGCTAGCGCTTATCTCGCCGGAACTTCGCCGCTTCCGCCGCCAGGGACGAACCCGAGACATCGCGCTCGTCCGGCTCGGGCTCGAACGGCAGGTGGCCGGCCACGCCGCGCAGGGCCAGCCACAGCGGATGGCTGAAATGGCCCAGGATCCGCAGCGGGCGGCGCTTGTCGTCCATGACGTCCCAGCCTTCCAGCTCGAACGCGTCGGCCTGGTCGCGCAGCGACTTGACGTCGATGCCGTCCCAGCCCGGCGGATCGGGGATCAGCGCCGCCTCGTCGGCCGTCAGGCCGAAGGTGTCGCGCGCCAGCTGGTCGATCTCGGGAAACTGGGCCCGCGCCTCGGGATCGGCGAACGACGACTTCATCAGCGCCCGGGTCTCCAGGTCGGCGAAACCGGGCAGGTCGATCAGGCGGCGCGGGGCCATCAGCCTCAGGCCTCTTCGGCGTTGTCGTTGCGCCAGTACGGCGCGACCACGCCTTGCAGCTTGATGGTCATCGGGTTGCCCTTGCGGTCGACGGCCTTGCCGGCGGTGACGCGGATCCAGCCTTCGCTGATGCAGTACTCGTCGACATTGGTCTTCTCGACGCCGTTGAACACGATGCCCACGCCGCGCTCCAGGACGTCGGCGTCGTAGTAGGGGCTCGAGGGATTGGAGGCCAGGCGGTCGGGAGGCGTATCGCTCATGGGATCGTCTTTCGAAGAATTTGGACGGCCCTGTTTCAGTCTGGGGCGCCATCGAATGGGCGTGATAGCCACCCGGGCTCGCAATTCCAATAGGATTGCGCGCGATCGCGCGAACCGCCGCGACAAGGTCACGGTCGCCTGCTAGCTACGCCTCATCCTCACCCCGGAGCTCGCATGCTGCGTCGCCTCTATGACTGGGTCATGAGCCTGGCCGCCTCGCGCCACGCCCCGATCAGCCTTTTCGCCATCTCGTTCGCCGAGAGCTCCTTCTTTCCCGTGCCGCCCGACGTCATGCTGGCGCCCATGGTGCTGGCCAAGCCGGACAAGGCCTGGCGCTACGCCGCGCTCTGCACCCTGGCCTCGGTGCTGGGCGGGATCCTGGGCTACGGCATCGGCTTCTTCTTCCATGACGCGGCGCAGAAGCTGCTGGCCGTGCTGGGCAAGCCGAACGCCCTGGCCGACGCCGAATGCTGGTACCGCCAGTGGGGCTCGTGGGTGATCATCGCCAAGGGCTTCACCCCGATTCCGTTCAAGCTGGTGACCATCACCTCGGGCCTGCTGCAGTTCAGCTTCCCGGTGTTCATCGGCGCCTGCGTGGTGACGCGCGGCGCGCGCTTCTTCCTGGTGGCCTGGGTGGTCAAGAAATTCGGCCCGGCCATGATGCCGGTGATCGAAAAGCGCCTGGCCCTGTTCGCCGGCATTCTGATCGCCCTGCTTGTCATCGGCCTCACGGCGAGCCACTTCTTGGGCGGAAGCAGCGGCGGAGCGTGCGCGTGACGATCGAGACCATCGAGGACAAGGCCGCCCCGATCCGCGCCACCGGCCCCGTGGCCGCCACGCACGGCCCGCTTGACTTGGTCGCCGGCCAGTGGCCCGTCCTGGCCTTCGTCGCCTGCGCCGTCATGCTGGGCGCGGCCCACGCCTTCGAGACCTTTGGCAAGCTGGCCCCGTGCCTGCTGTGCCTGAAGCAGCGCGAAGTCTACTGGGTGACCGGCGCGGTGGCGCTGGTCACGGTGGTGCTGACGCGCACCGCCTGGGCCGACCGGGTGCGCAAGCCGCTGATCCTGCTGATTGGCCTGGGCTTCCTGTATGGCGCGGGCCTGGCGACCTATCACGCCGGCGCGGAGTGGAAGTGGTGGCCCGGTCCCGCCGCCTGCGCGGCCGGCGGCGCGGCTTCGGCCGACGACCTGGTGGCCATGCTGAAGGGCGTCAAGATCGCCGCCCCGTCGTGCGAGAAGGCCGTCTGGATCTTCCTGGGCCTGTCGATGGCCGGCTGGAACGCCCTGATCTCGCTGGGCCTGGCGGTCGTCTCGTTCTTCGCCGGTCTGCGTCCCAAGGC
The window above is part of the Caulobacter soli genome. Proteins encoded here:
- a CDS encoding DUF3606 domain-containing protein; amino-acid sequence: MGAPKGKRDFRDEDRLDPRERHQVEYWMKRWGVTKDQLVAAHRKVGNSIKDIGAELGKKR
- a CDS encoding YqaA family protein, whose product is MLRRLYDWVMSLAASRHAPISLFAISFAESSFFPVPPDVMLAPMVLAKPDKAWRYAALCTLASVLGGILGYGIGFFFHDAAQKLLAVLGKPNALADAECWYRQWGSWVIIAKGFTPIPFKLVTITSGLLQFSFPVFIGACVVTRGARFFLVAWVVKKFGPAMMPVIEKRLALFAGILIALLVIGLTASHFLGGSSGGACA
- a CDS encoding DUF3297 family protein, with the translated sequence MSDTPPDRLASNPSSPYYDADVLERGVGIVFNGVEKTNVDEYCISEGWIRVTAGKAVDRKGNPMTIKLQGVVAPYWRNDNAEEA
- a CDS encoding disulfide bond formation protein B, with protein sequence MTIETIEDKAAPIRATGPVAATHGPLDLVAGQWPVLAFVACAVMLGAAHAFETFGKLAPCLLCLKQREVYWVTGAVALVTVVLTRTAWADRVRKPLILLIGLGFLYGAGLATYHAGAEWKWWPGPAACAAGGAASADDLVAMLKGVKIAAPSCEKAVWIFLGLSMAGWNALISLGLAVVSFFAGLRPKAA